The window ATGATCGCCACCGGGAGGTCGAAGGAGCGAAAGTAGGACTCGGCGAGGTGGTCGGCGCCGATCTTCGAGGCGGAGTAGGGAGACTGGCCCTGCATCGGGTGCTTCTCGTCGATCGGCGTGTAGAGCGCCGTCCCGTAGGTCTCGCTCGTGGACGTGTGCACGAGGCGAGCGACGCCGTGCGCTCGCACGGCCTCGAGCACGTTCAGGGTGCCCGACACGTTGGTCGCCACGTACGAGGCCGGGGCGGCGTACGAGTAGGGGATCGCGATCAACGCGGCGAGATGGAAGACGGTGTCCACGCCGCGAACCGCCTGGGCGACGCTCCAGGGATCGGTCACGTCTCCGAAGCGGAGATCGATGGCCTCGCGTACCTCACGCGGGGCGAGCGCCAGGAGTCCCGCGTCCGAGCGCGAGTTGTAGCGGGCCAGGGCGCGGACCTCGGCTCCCCGCCGGACCAGCTCCTCGGTCAGGTGCGAGCCGATGAACCCGCCCGCGCCGGTCACCAGGACCTTGCGGCCCGACCAGGATGTCATCGTGCGCTCCCTCCATGCCGGAAGCGCTCGCGCCACTCGTTCAGGAGGTCCGCCAGGCTTTGCTCCAGCGGGATCTCGGGCTTCCAGCCGGTCTCCCTGAGGGCGCGCTCCGCCGAGCCTACCTGGCTCCGGATTCCGCCCCCTGCGGTCGGATCGCTCCGGACCTCGATCTCCTGGTCGGTCATCCGGAGCAGGGACTCGAGGACTTCGGAGACCCGCGTGCCGCGGCCCGAGCACAGGTTGTAGGCGCGGCCCGGCACGCCCCGCTCGGCGAGAGCGAGGTAGCCGCTCGCGATGTCGCGAACGTCGCAGAAGTCGCGCACGGTCGTGAGATCTCCCACCCGGACTGCGCTCTCGGACCCGGCCTCGACGGCTGCCACACCGCGAGCGAGGGCCGAGCATACCAAAGCATCGGGTTCACCCGGGCCGACGTGATTGAAGGCGCGGCCAGCGACGACCTCCAGTCCCGCGCGGCCGCTGAAGGAGAGTGCGAGCGCCTCCGCCGCCACCTTGCTCCACCCGTAGACCCCGGCCGGATGGAAGGGCGCGTCCTCGGTGACGACCGCCCAGTGCTCTGGCAGCCGGCCGTACTGAGCGCTGCTGCCGGCGACGACCACCCGCGCACAGCCCGGATGCGCGGCCAGCACCTCGAGAAGCCGCAGCGTGCCGACGGCGTTCGCCTCGAGGATCGCCTCGGGTGGGCCTCCGGATGCCGTCAGCCCGGCCAGGTGGAAGACGAAGTCCGGTGCTGCCTCCCGCAGCGCGGTGAGCAGTGCCTCGCGGTCGCCGAGATCGGCCGGGAACATGCGCACGCAATGCGGCGCGCTGCCCGGCCGGCGGTCCAGTCCGTAGACGCTGGCCCCGCGCTCGACGAGACGGCTCGTCAGATGCCTGCCGACGAAGCCGAGACAGCCGGTCACCAGCGCTCGCATGGGGCTCCCGTTCTCCTGCTCCGGCTGAGGGGCCGGTCGGGCCGCCGGATGCTATGGCATCCGCGCCCAACTGGGGATCCAGGCCGTGGAGATCTTGCCGAGAGCTGCAAGCGGTGCACCGTCGCGAATCGTCGTCGTCGGAACCCTCAATCATCTGGATTCCGCTGCGGCCCTGTGTCGCGCTGCCGGCATGGAGGCCTGGACGGTGCCGATCGACACCTATCCTGGCGCTGCACGATGGTTGCTCTCGCGGGATTTCTGGCGGGCAGACGCGGTCTTCCAATGTGGGACGGGCGGCGTCAAGTATATCCTTGCAGCCCGGCTCTTCGGCAAGCCGCTGATCCGCCACTGGATCGGCACCGATGCCTGGACCTTCCTGGCCGACCGGAGTCCATTGCGCCGCCTGCGCTGTTGGCTGGCACGGCGCGGGCCAGCGCTCCACCTCTTCGTCACCGACGAGATGGCGCGTGGTCTCGCGGAAGTGGGTATCGAAGGAACGGTCGTGCGTTACGTGACCCGGGCGATGCATGCCGCGAGCGAGCCGCTGCCCAAGGAGTTCTCGGTGCTCACCTACTGGCTGCCCGGACGGCGGAGCTTCTATGGCGGCGACGTCGTGCTCGCCCTTGCGCGTGAGCTGCCCGAAGTCCGCTTCCGGGTCCTCGGCGTCACCGATCCGGAGGACGCCGAGCCTCCGCCGAACGTCGAGCTGCTCGGCTTCGTGGACGACATCGAGGCCGTGGTGCGAAGGGCGTCGGTGCTGATCCGGATGCCGCAAACGGATGGTGCACCGAACCTGCCGATCGAGATGCTGGCTCGCGGGCGCTACGTGATCTACAACAAGCCGCTCCCGGGCTGTCACCTCGCGCGGGATCTCGACGAGGCGCGCCGCGCACTGGCCGAGATCCGTACCCTGCGGGCTGCGAACGATACGGGCGCGCGCTTCGTTCGCGAGGAGTGCACCCTCGAGCACCAGGCCGCCACGCTCGCGAAGGCGATCGATCGCTGGTGTAGCGCGCGCTAGAGCGGATCAGATCAGAGCGGGGCGAGCTCGACGTCGAGCACCAAGCGGTCGGCCACGCGCTCGAGCGCCTCGCGCAGCGCCGCCGGATCGAGCGGCTCCGGCATCTCCACCGTCGCGACCATCTCGTAGTGGGGCTGCCCTCCGAAGCCGGGGCGGCTGCGGGTCGTGAGCTCGCCGATGTTGACGCCGTGCTCGGCGAGCACGCGGCCGATCGCGGCGACGATGCCCGCGCGGTCCTGGCCGGAGGCGGTGACGCGCGCGGCGACGAAGCCCGGGGCCGGGACGGGGCTGCGCGGCTCGCCCTCGAGCGCGCGGAGCAGGATCGTGAGGCCGTGGTCGCGCTCGAGGCGCTTCGCGCCCTGGGCCAGCCGGTCCGCACAGCCCGCGGCGGCGGACGAGGCCAGCAGGATCACCGCGAAGTCGGTCCCGAGGATCGTCATCCGCGAGTCCTCGAGGTTCGCGTCGCAGTCGTAGACGAGCTGCGCGAGCTCGGCGACGAGCCCCGGGCGGTCCTGGCCGATGGCGGAGAGCACGAACCAGCGCCTCATGCGCCGGACCCTAGCACGGCGATCTCGACCGAGGCGGCGACCGGTGCCCAGCGTACGCTCAGGCGGGCGGCGCCGTCGGTGATCTCGGCAACCGCTGCGTCGCCGTCCCACGCGAGCGACGAGCGCGCCGGCGCCCCCGGCCCGAAGCGCAGCCAGAAGCCGCCGAGCCAGGGGAGCGGGGCCTCCTCCTCGACGAGCGCGATGGCGCCCTCCCGGGTCTCGCCGAAGCGCTCGTGGACCGGGCCGTGGCTCCAGCGGAGGTGCCCGGCCAGCGGATGGATGCGGAGGGCGTCCCGTGGTGCCTCCGGGTGCAGGTGGAGGCGGCTCGCGACGGCGTGCGTGCCGCCGCCGAGGAGCGCGTCGAGCACCAGCACCGCGTCCTCAGCGACCGCCAGCAGCCGATGGTGCACGGGCGCGCCCGGGAGCCAGCGCCAGCCGTCGTGGGAGGCGTGGAGCCACGCAACTCCCGCCGCCTCGCCCCGCCCGTGGCAGCGGGCCCGGCCGCGCCGGCCCGTCCGGAAGCTCGACCACGCCTCGAGGAGCTCCTTGCCGTCGAGCTGCACGGTGTTGTGAGCGGCCGTCGAGCGCAGGCTCGTGCGGGCCGGGCCCGCGGCGTACATCCCGGTGCCCGTGTCGGTCACGAGCCGCCGGGTCCCGTGCGAGAGATCGAAGGACAGCAGGTCCGCGTGGGCGTGGCCGAGCTGGTGGTCCGGGCCGTGCGGGCCAGCCCGCACCACCAGGCGCACGGGCCCGCGCTCGAGCCGCACGAGCCCGCTCGAGCGTTCGGGCTCGTGCGGCGCCACGAGCGGCCCCGCCGCGGCGCGCGCCTGCTCGAGCAGCACGCCCGGCTCCACCTCGCCCCGCCAGGCGTCGCCGAGGAGAGGGATGTCGCCGTCTCCGAGGAGCACGCTCTCGAGGAACCCGCCCGCGCGGCGGACCGCGTCCGTGAGCCAGCCGGGCGCACGCTCGCCGAGCAGGAGCGCGAGATCGATCAGGTCGGCGAGGCACACCGCGTGGTACATCGCCGAGCCCTCGTAGTGGGCCCCGTCCGGCAGGATCTGCTCGCGCACCTCGCGCTCGACGAGCGCCAGGCCGTCGGGCGCGCAGCCGGCGATCTCGTGGGCGAAGGCGAGGGCGACGCAGTCCCGGAACAGGTGGTTCGCCTGGAGGTCGAGCGCCAGGTTGTCGCGCAGGAAGAGCGCGTGGCGCACGATCTCGCGGCCGAGCCAGTCGGCGTCGGGACCACCGGCGCGCAGGCCGAGCACGGAGCCCGCAGCGGCAAGGTGCATGAGACGGGTGGCGACGACGCGCTCGTTCCAGGTGACGAGCGCGTAGCCGGGGCGACCGATGGGCTCGGCCGCCTGCCAGTCGGCGAGCAGCGCAAGCAGCGCCGTCCGGTAGTCCGCCCCGGGATCGTGCCGCGACGCTACCGCGAGGTCGAACGCCCAGCCGGCCTCGTGCAGGTGCGTCTTCCAGAGGAGGGCCTGCTCGAGATCCGGGTGGTCCCAGGCGACGGGCTGACCGAGGTCACGGGTCTCGCCTAGCAGCGTGAAGCGCCCGGCGGCCACCTCCAGGGCTCGTTTTCCGGCATGCTCCGGGCCCCGGCGCTCCGTCCGCCGTCGTGCCAGGGACGCCAGGCCACGATGGTCCCAGCGCACCGCGAAGGCCGCTGCCCGCACGCCGTAGCGTCGATCGATGCGCTCCGCCTGTCGCGAGACGAGTCGGCGACGGATCATGAGCCGGAGGCGGTGCGTGATCTGGGCAGCCCTCAGCGGGCGGACGGTCCGCCACCAGCGGGCCGCATGGGCGAGCTGCATGGTTCGCCTCACGAGCGAGCGCCCACTATAGTGCGACGCTCCTCGCGAGCCATCACGGCGAAGGGCGGAGCGGAAGCCTGGGATCCGATGCCGAAGCGAGCGCGTGCCCATCGGCTGCGGGGAGTGGTCCAACGCTACGCGTGGGGATCGCGGCACGTGCTCGCGGACCTGCTCGGGAGAGCGGCTCCGAGCGACGAGCCGGAGGCGGAGCTCTGGCTCGGCGCCCATCCGGCGGGCCCTGCGCTCGTCGAGATCGACGCTGGCAACTGGCTTCCCCTCGATGCGGTCCTCGCGCGCTGGCCCGACCCGTGGCTCGGACCGGAGCTGATCGCGGCGCACGGGCCCCGGCTTCCCTTCCTGCTCAAGGTGCTCGCGGTAGGGGAGCCCCTCTCGCTGCAGGTCCATCCCGATGCGGAGCGCGCGGCAGCCGTCTTCGCTGCGGATGGGGAGCGCGAGGCGACCCAGCGCCGCTACCGCGATCCCTACGCGAAGCCGGAGCTGATCTGTGCCCTCACGCGCTTCGAGGCGCTCTGCGGGTTCCGCCCCGTGGCGGAGAGCCGGGCGTGGCTGACCGGAGCCGGCCTTGCCGGCGACTGGCCGCCCGGGCCGGACGGCCTGCGGGCGTTCCTCGCGACGTGGCTGCGCGCGACGGCCCGCCAGCGGGAGCCGCGCCTCGCAAGCCTCCTTGCCCACGCCGTCGCACGGGAGCGGAGCGATCCCATTGCCCGGCGTGTCCTCGCCCTCGCCGGGCGATGGCCCGGGGACGCCGGCCTGATCGCTCCGGTCCTGATGAACGCGGTCGATCTCGAGCCCGGCGAAGGGCTGTTCCTGCCGCCCGGTGAGCTGCACTGCTACCTCGCGGGCGCTGCGGTCGAGATCATGGGGGCGTCGGACAACGTGGCCCGGGCGGGCCTGACGAGCAAGCCGATCGACGCCGAGGAGGTTCTGCGGGTCGCGCGCTGCGAGGCCGCACCGGTCCCCCGGGTGGGGCCGGCAGAGAGGGCGGCCGGACACACTGCGTTCGTGACGCCCACCCGTGAGTTCGAGCTATCGCGCCTCGAGCCGGATGTCGGTGGAGGGGTGGCGGTGCGGATGCGCGGGCCGGAGATCCTGCTCTGCGTGTCGGGCCGGGTGGAGGCCGCTGCTCCGGGTGGCGCCGTGGCCCTCGGGCGCGGGGAAAGCTGCGTGGTACCGGCGGCAGCGAGCACGTACCGGCTCTCGGGCCGCGGCGTGGTCTTCCGCGCGGCCCTGCCTGCCGAGGATCCCACCTGCCTGCCGGGTTGACTAAGGTTCGGCGCTCGCCGCGCCGCTGGTCCCCCCGGATCACGGCGCCGTTGGAGGTCGATTGGAAGGCCCGTCGCTCGCGCTCCTCCTCACCAAGCTGGCGACCTGGTTGGTCTACCCGTTCTCGCTCGCCGGACTCGCGCTGCTCGCGGTGCTGTGCAGTCACGGCGTGCGCCCGAGCGCGCGGGTGCTCGTGGCCCTGGCGCTCGCGCTTCTCTGGGGCGGAGGCTGCCGGCTCACCTCGGAGACGCTCGCGCGCTCGCTCGAGGGCTACTCGAATCCGCCCGCGCCCGATGCGAAGGCGGACGCGATCGTCGTCCTCGGTGGTGGGCTCCAGCCGCCGCTGGCCCCACGCCGTGCGGTCGAGGTGACGGACGCCGGGGATCGTGCCCTCGAGGCGGCGCGGCTCTGGCACGAGCAGCGCGCCCCGCGCGTGGTGACCGTCGGCGGGAGCTTCGACAGCGCTGCCACCCAGGCCGCCCTCGCGGCCGAGCTGCTACGGCTCCTCGGCGTCCCGGCAGGAGCGATCCTCGAGCAGCCCGGTCCGCTCACGACGCGCGAGGAGGCGGCCTCGCTCCGCGAGCTCCTCGAGCCGATGGGTGTGCGCCGTATCCTGCTCGTCACGTCGGCGCTCCACATGCGCCGCGCTGCTGGCTGGTTCGAGGCGCAGGGCTTCGACGTGGTCCCGGCCCCCACCGACTTCATCGCGACCAGCGCCTCCCAGCGGCCGCTGGCCGTCGAGGCCCTGACGCTCCTGCCGCGGGTCGACAGCCTCTCGCTCACGACGCGCGCCCTGCACGAGTGGCTCGGGATCGCCGCGGCGCGCGTATCCGGAGGGCAGGGATGAGCGAGCTCCGTAGGAACGTGCGGCGCGCGCTGCCCTGGTCCTTCACCGCGGCGGCCCTCCAGATCCTGCTTTCGCTGGTCTCGATGGTGCTGCTGGTCCGCTACCTGGATCCCAAGGAGTACGGGATCTGGGCGCTCTTCGGCGCGCTGCCGGTCACCGTGAACCTCGTCACCTCGTTCGGATGGGTGGAGTTCATCATCCGCTTCGTTCCGGGCCTGGACGATGCCGGAGAGGTGGGGCGGACCGTCTGGCCGATCGTGTTCCGCCAGATGATCCTGGCCGTCGCCGTCTCCGGCCTCCTGGTGCTCGGCTTCGATCTCTACCAGGCCCGCTTCGGTCTCGAGGGCTACTGGCTGCACCTGGTCGTGATCCAGGGGGCAGTCATCGCGAACCGGGGGACGCTCTACCTGACCACCGCCATGAACGCGCGCTTCCTGCAGCGGGAGGTCGTGCTGCGGACCTTCCCGGCCCAGGTCCTCCAGCTCGCGGTCACGGCGCTCGGCATCTACTGGCGCGAGGACTTCCTGTTCTTCGTGATCCTCGCCGCCTGTGTCGCGGCCGGGAACCTGGCAGCGGCCGCTTGGGTGTTCGGGCGGCAATACCCGGCGCCGGGGCTGCGGAAGCTCGCGGCCGGCGTCGACGAGGACCGCGAGCAGACCTCCTACCGGCGCCTCTCGTTCGTGAACGAGTGGGGCGTCAACTTCCTGAGCACCGACATCGCGCGCTTCATCGTCTCGTACTTCTCGGACAACGTGCAGGTCGCGATCTACGCCGTGGCCACCACGATCGTCTCGCGGCTCCAGTTCTTCCTGCCGATCCCGATGCTGAAGTCGGTGACCGGGGCGACCTTCTACACCCGCTACGAGCAGACGGGAGACCCCGTCGAGCTCCAGCGCATGTTCCGCTTCCTGTACGACACGAACAGCCTGGTGAGCCTGGGCCTGCTGGTGGCGTTCCTGACCGGCGGGCGCGAGCTGCTGGCCTTCGTCTTCCACACCACCTACGGCGATGCCTTCACGCCGGTGGTGATCCTGCTCGCCTTCCTGATCCTGCACTTCATGCCCCTCGGCATGGTGGTACGCGCCCTCAAGCGACCGGAGAGCCTCATCTACTCGAAGGTCGCCGTGTTGCTCAACGTCGCGCTCGGCGTGCCGCTCGTGATCCACTACGGCGCCACCGGCATGGCGGTGGCGACCGCGGTGAGCGTGGCCTTCAAGAACATGGTCCTGCTCTTCTTCGTGCGCCGGCTGATCGCGTTTCGGATGCCGTGGCGGGCGCTCTCGCGAGGCGGCCTCGCGGCGGCGGCCGCGGTGCTGGTGGGCCGGGCGCTCGATCCGTGGCTTCCGCTGCTCGCCGAGATCGCACTGGCAGGCCTGGTGTACGTGGGGGCGATCCGCGTGCTGCGGCCGCTCGAGCCGGCGGATCAGGTGCTCCTCGGCGAGGTCGCCCCGGGTCCGATCGGGCGGCTGGTCCCGTGGATCCTGGGGCGACCCGCGTGACGGGCAGGGAGACGGGTGGGCCGGCGGAGTGCCGATGCGGGTCCTGATGTTCTGCAGTCAGTTCCGGCCCGTGATCGGGGGGGCGGAGCGGCAGGCCGAGCTGCTGGCCCGGACGCTCATCGGACAGGGCTGCCACGTGGAGGTGCTGACGGTCCAGCAGGATCCGGCGCATCCCCTGCTCGAGGACGCAGAAGGGCTGCGCATCCATCGCTTCCCCATGACCGACCTCACGAAGCGCTTCCCCGGCGTCGGAGGGCTCGGCGTCCCGAACCTCCTGATCGAGCGTGTCCAGCTACACCGGGCGGTGAGAAGGCTCATCCAGGATTTCGACGTGTTCCACGCGCACATCGCGTCGCCGCTCGTGGGGTTCGCACAGGAGGTGGCGCGCGCCGAGGGCCGGCCCACGATCTGCAAGATCGCGTGCGGAGGCCGGGGCTTCGACTTCCTGGCCCTCCGGCGCGGGTCGCTGCTCGGGCAGCGAATCGAGCGGAACCTGGTGGAGAAGGTCGATCGCTGGATCGCGATCTCCCGCGAAGTCCACGAGGATCTGTCGAAGTCCGGGGTGCCGGATCACCGCGTGGTCACGATCCCGAACGGGATCGACGTTGCGGCCGCAGCGACGCCACGGGCCCGGGCACCCGCACGGCGCTTCCTCTGTCTCGGCCGCCTGGTGAAGTTCGATTTCGAGAGCCTCCTCGGCGCCTTCCAGGATCTCCTCGCGGAGGCGCCGGACGCGGAGCTGCGCATCGCAGGCGGCGGGGACGTCGAGGGCCTGCGTGAGCGCCTGGCCCGGCTTCCCTCGGGTGCACGAAGCATCTCCGCGGTCGGCTTCTCCCCTACCGCGGAGGAGTTCGCCTGGGCCGACGCCCTGATCCACCCCTCGCGAGCCGAGGGCATGTCGAACGTGCTCCTGGAGGCGCTTGCCGCAGGCCTCCCGTGCGCGGCGAGCGACATCGAGCCGAACCGGGAGGTCCTCGGGGAGGCCGAGGCGGGCCTGCTGTTTCCGCTGGGAAACCGGGCCGCGCTGCACGAGGTGATGCGCGCGCTCGCGAGCGACGGAGCCCTGAGCCGGCGATTGGTCGCTGCGGGTCACGCCCGGGTCCGCGCCGAGTACGAGATCGGCGTCGTTGCCGGGCGCTACCGCTCCCTCTACCGGGAGCTGGTCGCCTGACTCGCGGCCTTCCGGCGGCGAGGGCGCAACACGGCCGCCAGTCCCCAGAGCGCCACCAGCTCCGCACCGATCCCGCATGCGCTCGCAGCCTCCCGATCGAGATAGGGCCGGCCGGCGCACTCGGGATCGATCGGTGCGATGGCCGCCCCGTGGACCGAGGCGCCGCCGTCGAAGTCGATGCCGGGCTGGCCGTCGTTGTCGACGCCGTCCTGGCAGGCCGGGGCCTCGCCCGGGCTCGCGGGGCCGGCGCAGCCCAGGTCGCCCGGCGGGTCCGGGATGCCGTCCTCGTCGTCGTCCCCCGCGAAGTCGATGCCCCCGTCTCCGTCGTCGTCGATCCCGTTGTCGCAGGGAAGCAGGGAGGACCGCTCGGAATCGTCGTCGGGCCCTGCACAGCCGGGATCGCCCGGGAAGTCGAACCGGGAATCGACGTCGTTGTCGACGCCGTCGGCGCACGCGGCCGAGAGCTGGCAGCTTCCGTCGCATCCGTCGCCGGGCGTCACGTTGCCGTCGTCGCAGGCCTCGCCTGGCTCGAGGAAGCCGTTCCCACAGCCGGGTAGCGCGTACTGGACCCGCAGCAGGGGAGCGCTACCGGCTGATCCGTCGTAGGACACCGCGGTCCTCCGGCCCGCTCCTGCGACCAGGAAGGCCAATGCGTTTCCGCCTTCCCACCCCGGTCGATCCACGATCTCCTGCACGAGCGCCGCGAGGTCGGGCGTGCGCTCGGCTTCGCCGGCGGCTCCCGCGACCGTCCAGGGCGGCGGCGTCCAATCGGCCCAGGCTGCCGAGCGAGGCCGCGCGGCGAGATTCCCCGGCACCGCCGCGAAGGGCAGGGCGTCGTCCGCCGCCTCGGCCTGGATCGAAAGGCCCGTGGCGCCTGCGTTCGTCTCGTCCGCCTGGAACTGGATCCAGGCGGCAAGGATCGGCGCGTACCTCGGCATCGGGAGATCCCGGAAGCGGATCCCGACGGTCTGCACGTCCGGCCCATCCGTCACGAGCTCCAGGTCGCTGCTCGTGAGCGCCACGTACGTGGGGCCCTCCTCGGCGTCGTCGGCGGACGCCGCGACGCGCACGGTCGCTTCCAGCGGGCCGGCCGTACCGGGAGCCCACTCGAAGGCACCGAGGTCCGGGGCGCTCCCCGCGTACTCGTCCGGCGCGAGGTCGATCACGGTTTCGGCGCCGTGCTGGTAGTAGGCCAGGCCGGCGTCGATCGCGGGGCTGCCGTCCTGCAGCCGGTACTCGGCGTCGAGCCGGGGATCCGCGAGCAGGGTGCTGCCGGGATCCACCTGAGAGCTTGCGTAGTCCGTACCGTTGTCGTGGAACAGGCTCGCCACCAGAGCGGAGCCGCCCGCCACGTTCTTGGCCCCGAGCGTCGCGTTGCCGGCGAACAGGTTGTTCACGCCGACGGCGTCGGCGCCGCCGCTGAGGCCGTGGTCGTTGCCCACGAAGCTGTTGTTGAGGAGGCGGACCG is drawn from Deltaproteobacteria bacterium and contains these coding sequences:
- a CDS encoding alginate lyase family protein; amino-acid sequence: MAAGRFTLLGETRDLGQPVAWDHPDLEQALLWKTHLHEAGWAFDLAVASRHDPGADYRTALLALLADWQAAEPIGRPGYALVTWNERVVATRLMHLAAAGSVLGLRAGGPDADWLGREIVRHALFLRDNLALDLQANHLFRDCVALAFAHEIAGCAPDGLALVEREVREQILPDGAHYEGSAMYHAVCLADLIDLALLLGERAPGWLTDAVRRAGGFLESVLLGDGDIPLLGDAWRGEVEPGVLLEQARAAAGPLVAPHEPERSSGLVRLERGPVRLVVRAGPHGPDHQLGHAHADLLSFDLSHGTRRLVTDTGTGMYAAGPARTSLRSTAAHNTVQLDGKELLEAWSSFRTGRRGRARCHGRGEAAGVAWLHASHDGWRWLPGAPVHHRLLAVAEDAVLVLDALLGGGTHAVASRLHLHPEAPRDALRIHPLAGHLRWSHGPVHERFGETREGAIALVEEEAPLPWLGGFWLRFGPGAPARSSLAWDGDAAVAEITDGAARLSVRWAPVAASVEIAVLGSGA
- a CDS encoding SDR family NAD(P)-dependent oxidoreductase, coding for MTSWSGRKVLVTGAGGFIGSHLTEELVRRGAEVRALARYNSRSDAGLLALAPREVREAIDLRFGDVTDPWSVAQAVRGVDTVFHLAALIAIPYSYAAPASYVATNVSGTLNVLEAVRAHGVARLVHTSTSETYGTALYTPIDEKHPMQGQSPYSASKIGADHLAESYFRSFDLPVAIIRPFNTYGPRQSARAVIPTIAAQVLAGREEVALGSLDPVRDLNYVADTVEGFLAVASSDACLGVVTNVGSGRGITIGDLARRILELAGRPRVRLRSDSQRLRPEKSEVFELVCDARKASERCGWKPRWSLDDGLKETLAFVREHLHLYRPEAYTV
- the manA gene encoding mannose-6-phosphate isomerase, class I, with product MPKRARAHRLRGVVQRYAWGSRHVLADLLGRAAPSDEPEAELWLGAHPAGPALVEIDAGNWLPLDAVLARWPDPWLGPELIAAHGPRLPFLLKVLAVGEPLSLQVHPDAERAAAVFAADGEREATQRRYRDPYAKPELICALTRFEALCGFRPVAESRAWLTGAGLAGDWPPGPDGLRAFLATWLRATARQREPRLASLLAHAVARERSDPIARRVLALAGRWPGDAGLIAPVLMNAVDLEPGEGLFLPPGELHCYLAGAAVEIMGASDNVARAGLTSKPIDAEEVLRVARCEAAPVPRVGPAERAAGHTAFVTPTREFELSRLEPDVGGGVAVRMRGPEILLCVSGRVEAAAPGGAVALGRGESCVVPAAASTYRLSGRGVVFRAALPAEDPTCLPG
- a CDS encoding polysaccharide biosynthesis C-terminal domain-containing protein, which gives rise to MSELRRNVRRALPWSFTAAALQILLSLVSMVLLVRYLDPKEYGIWALFGALPVTVNLVTSFGWVEFIIRFVPGLDDAGEVGRTVWPIVFRQMILAVAVSGLLVLGFDLYQARFGLEGYWLHLVVIQGAVIANRGTLYLTTAMNARFLQREVVLRTFPAQVLQLAVTALGIYWREDFLFFVILAACVAAGNLAAAAWVFGRQYPAPGLRKLAAGVDEDREQTSYRRLSFVNEWGVNFLSTDIARFIVSYFSDNVQVAIYAVATTIVSRLQFFLPIPMLKSVTGATFYTRYEQTGDPVELQRMFRFLYDTNSLVSLGLLVAFLTGGRELLAFVFHTTYGDAFTPVVILLAFLILHFMPLGMVVRALKRPESLIYSKVAVLLNVALGVPLVIHYGATGMAVATAVSVAFKNMVLLFFVRRLIAFRMPWRALSRGGLAAAAAVLVGRALDPWLPLLAEIALAGLVYVGAIRVLRPLEPADQVLLGEVAPGPIGRLVPWILGRPA
- a CDS encoding ACT domain-containing protein, producing the protein MRRWFVLSAIGQDRPGLVAELAQLVYDCDANLEDSRMTILGTDFAVILLASSAAAGCADRLAQGAKRLERDHGLTILLRALEGEPRSPVPAPGFVAARVTASGQDRAGIVAAIGRVLAEHGVNIGELTTRSRPGFGGQPHYEMVATVEMPEPLDPAALREALERVADRLVLDVELAPL
- a CDS encoding glycosyltransferase family 4 protein, which codes for MRVLMFCSQFRPVIGGAERQAELLARTLIGQGCHVEVLTVQQDPAHPLLEDAEGLRIHRFPMTDLTKRFPGVGGLGVPNLLIERVQLHRAVRRLIQDFDVFHAHIASPLVGFAQEVARAEGRPTICKIACGGRGFDFLALRRGSLLGQRIERNLVEKVDRWIAISREVHEDLSKSGVPDHRVVTIPNGIDVAAAATPRARAPARRFLCLGRLVKFDFESLLGAFQDLLAEAPDAELRIAGGGDVEGLRERLARLPSGARSISAVGFSPTAEEFAWADALIHPSRAEGMSNVLLEALAAGLPCAASDIEPNREVLGEAEAGLLFPLGNRAALHEVMRALASDGALSRRLVAAGHARVRAEYEIGVVAGRYRSLYRELVA
- a CDS encoding YdcF family protein; amino-acid sequence: MEGPSLALLLTKLATWLVYPFSLAGLALLAVLCSHGVRPSARVLVALALALLWGGGCRLTSETLARSLEGYSNPPAPDAKADAIVVLGGGLQPPLAPRRAVEVTDAGDRALEAARLWHEQRAPRVVTVGGSFDSAATQAALAAELLRLLGVPAGAILEQPGPLTTREEAASLRELLEPMGVRRILLVTSALHMRRAAGWFEAQGFDVVPAPTDFIATSASQRPLAVEALTLLPRVDSLSLTTRALHEWLGIAAARVSGGQG
- a CDS encoding right-handed parallel beta-helix repeat-containing protein, which produces MTTLAPIVRESRIFLRRFPAGWLHVLAPGGLLAVLLRLAPCDASTLEVPGQYPTVQAAIDAAAGGDEIALAPGVYPEAITISGKTLAIRSRFATSGDPADVEATVLEAVGADVVTALSGAQVLLHGVTLQKGLAAVRLHAGTRLELLDSRVLQTVDGISLEGGSSAGAPLTTAIVRRCRIEGNGDDGIDSDGKSQIHVEDSEILGNGDDGIEIRLHANGFAAGQAITHVLLGNRITSNGEDGLQLIDYPGLSPRSFRIERNVFAGNAMAGIGMMCDGNTIEDFQGCPIPEPVRLLNNSFVGNDHGLSGGADAVGVNNLFAGNATLGAKNVAGGSALVASLFHDNGTDYASSQVDPGSTLLADPRLDAEYRLQDGSPAIDAGLAYYQHGAETVIDLAPDEYAGSAPDLGAFEWAPGTAGPLEATVRVAASADDAEEGPTYVALTSSDLELVTDGPDVQTVGIRFRDLPMPRYAPILAAWIQFQADETNAGATGLSIQAEAADDALPFAAVPGNLAARPRSAAWADWTPPPWTVAGAAGEAERTPDLAALVQEIVDRPGWEGGNALAFLVAGAGRRTAVSYDGSAGSAPLLRVQYALPGCGNGFLEPGEACDDGNVTPGDGCDGSCQLSAACADGVDNDVDSRFDFPGDPGCAGPDDDSERSSLLPCDNGIDDDGDGGIDFAGDDDEDGIPDPPGDLGCAGPASPGEAPACQDGVDNDGQPGIDFDGGASVHGAAIAPIDPECAGRPYLDREAASACGIGAELVALWGLAAVLRPRRRKAASQATSSR
- a CDS encoding GDP-mannose 4,6-dehydratase, which codes for MRALVTGCLGFVGRHLTSRLVERGASVYGLDRRPGSAPHCVRMFPADLGDREALLTALREAAPDFVFHLAGLTASGGPPEAILEANAVGTLRLLEVLAAHPGCARVVVAGSSAQYGRLPEHWAVVTEDAPFHPAGVYGWSKVAAEALALSFSGRAGLEVVAGRAFNHVGPGEPDALVCSALARGVAAVEAGSESAVRVGDLTTVRDFCDVRDIASGYLALAERGVPGRAYNLCSGRGTRVSEVLESLLRMTDQEIEVRSDPTAGGGIRSQVGSAERALRETGWKPEIPLEQSLADLLNEWRERFRHGGSAR